Proteins encoded within one genomic window of Lampris incognitus isolate fLamInc1 chromosome 1, fLamInc1.hap2, whole genome shotgun sequence:
- the tmc1 gene encoding LOW QUALITY PROTEIN: transmembrane channel-like protein 1 (The sequence of the model RefSeq protein was modified relative to this genomic sequence to represent the inferred CDS: inserted 3 bases in 3 codons; deleted 2 bases in 2 codons) codes for MLQEQRKKMPRAEMIASERDSDEDEEHERGRDGGEGRGDEGERKRQGNARRKGASRAAKRRVELGEGAETEERGRGRKGGGDRVSIRKEGDEGHQGETKDSSVAKSKKNLKNERMRTTVQGEGGGEDGDAXGEKKNRCAKREEEREERGKRPEKKKTGKVKKKKRKEVDETSSEQESSEEGENKKDSGSEEEEEEEEVRLESLSPEELEKLKEAVDEKKKLILTMXGKPWPMKKKLTTLRESQVFLEKYEGALGVGKGRRLYAYKVMMTKKWMKFQRDFENFTTACIPWEMKIKEIESHFGSSVASYFIFLRWMYGINMILFCLTFGLVMVPEALMGRPYGSMPRKTVPRAEEASAMDFAILWDFGGYAQYSVLFYGYYNNQRAIGWLKFRMPLSYFLVGVGTVAYSYMVVIRTMARNANETGXGDDVSFNFSWKVFTSWDYLIGNAETADNKFASITTSFKEAIVEEQESKKDDNIHLTRFLRVLANFLVLCCLAGSGYLIYFVVRRSQKFALEGLDNHTWWERNEVNTIMSLLGMFCPMLFDVISALENYHPRIALQWQLGRIFALFLGNLYTFIIALMDEINLKREEEKIIKFNMTMWEASLYNGTVSENRTAPPIIIHPADVPRGPCWETMVGQEFVRLIISDTMTTYITLLIGDFLRAVLVRFLNYCWCWDLEAGFPSYSEFDVSGNVLGLIFNQGMIWMGAFYAPCLPALNLLRLHVSMYLQCWAVMCCNVPQERVFKASGSNNFYMAMLLVILFLSTLPAIYTIVTIPPSFDCGPGKSRMVDVIQETLEFDFPAWFGKVFGYVSNPGLVLPFMLLMVLAIYYLQSTSKSYKETNMELKKKLRTQNEENKKKNKRAALKAAMDLEEARKAMSEATEQQRNNNASHQTLRDRGESHRGSQRLHPDKTGSDPPSPRRDHRRPVQPIRAPASRSYHLHGAPGYLPGIPRQTEARIQRAPSMQRH; via the exons ATGCTACAAGAGCAGAGGAAGAAGATGCCCAGGGCCGAGATGATCGCCTCAGAGAGGGACA gtgatgaggatgaggagcaTGAGAGGGGAAGAGACGggggggaagggaggggggacgagggggagagaaagaggcaaGGAAACGCACGGAGGAAAGGAGCCTCCAGAGCGGCGAAGAGGCGCGTGGAGCTCGGCGAGGGAGCGGAGAcggaggagaggggaagaggaaggaaAGGAGGGGGGGATCGAGTCAGCATCAGAAAAGAGGGAGATGAGGGACACCAGGGGGAAACAAAGGACAGCAGCGTTGCCAAAAGCAAGAAGAACCTGAAAAATGAGAGAATGAGGACAACGGTGCAGGGGGAGGGCGGTGGTGAGGACGGAGATG CgggggaaaagaaaaacaggtgtgccaaaagagaggaggaaagagaagaACGGGGGAAACGGCCGGAAAAGAAGAAAACGGGTAAAGTGAAGAAAAAAAAGCGAAAAGAAGTAGATGAGACAAG CTCTGAACAGGAGTCAAGTGAAGAAGGTGAAAACAAGAAGGATAGTggaagtgaggaggaggaggaggaggaagaggtgagGCTAGAGTCTCTTTCTCCAGAGGAGCTAGAGAAGCTGAAGGAGGCGGTGGATGAGAAGAAGAAACTGATCCTAACGA AGGGCAAACCCTGGCCCATGAAGAAGAAACTCACCACCTTGCG GGAGTCCCAGGTGTTTTTGGAGAAATACGAGGGAGCTTTGGGCGTAGGGAAAGGCAGAAGGCTCTACGCATACAAAGTCATGATGACCAAG aaATGGATGAAGTTTCAACGGGATTTTGAAAACTTCACAACAGCCTGCATTCCATGGGAGATGAAAATCAAGGAGATTGAGA GCCATTTTGGTTCCTCGGTAGCCTCCTATTTTATCTTCCTGAGGTGGATGTACGGCATCAATATGATCTTGTTTTGTCTGACCTTCGGTCTGGTCATGGTGCCAGAG GCACTGATGGGCAGGCCATACGGGAGCATGCCGAGGAAGACTGTCCCCAGGGCCGAAGAAGCTAGCGCCATGGACTTTGCTATCTTGTGGGATTTTGGG GGTTATGCCCAGTACTCTGTCCTCTTCTATGGTTACTACAACAACCAGCGTGCCATTGGCTGGCTCAAGTTCCGCATGCCACTGTCTTACTTCCTGGTTGGCGTGGGAACGGTTGCCTATAGCTATATGGTGGTCATCAGGAC GATGGCCCGAAATGCCAATGAGACTG GAGGAGATGATGTCAGCTTCAACTTCAGCTGGAAGGTCTTCACCAGCTGGGACTATTTGATAGGAAACGCTGAGACAGCAGACAATAAGTTTGCCTCCATCACCACCAGCTTCAAG GAGGCCATCGTCGAGGAGCAGGAGAGCAAAAAGGATGACAACATCCACTTGACCCGCTTCCTTCGGGTTCTGGCCAACTTTCTGGTCCTATGCTGCCTGGCAGGAAGTGGATACCTCATCTACTTTGTAGTGCGTCGATCCCAGAAGTTTGCCCTCGAGGGACTGGACAACCACACCTGGTGGGAGAGGAATGAG GTGAACACGATCATGTCATTACTGGGCATGTTCTGTCCCATGCTGTTTGACGTCATCAGCGCCCTGGAA AACTACCACCCTCGTATTGCCCTGCAGTGGCAGCTGGGGCGCATCTTCGCCCTCTTCTTGGGAAACCTCTACACCTTCATCATTGCCCTGATGGATGAAATCAACCTCAAG agggaagaggagaagataaTTAAGTTTAACATGACCATGTGGGAGGCCAGTCTATATAATGGCACAGTATCAGAGAACAGGACTGCCCCGCCCATTATTATTCACCCCGCTGATGTGCCCAGAGGACCGTGCTGGGAGACCATGGTGGGtcag GAGTTTGTGCGACTCATCATATCCGACACCATGACAACTTACATCACGCTGCTGATCGGCGACTTCCTGAGAGCCGTACTTGTTCGTTTTCTCAACTACTGCTGGTGCTGGGACCTGGAGGCTGGATTT CCATCTTACTCCGAGTTCGACGTCAGCGGGAATGTCCTGGGCCTGATCTTCAATCAAGGAATGATATG GATGGGTGCCTTCTACGCTCCCTGTCTGCCCGCCCTGAACCTCCTGCGTCTCCACGTCTCCATGTACCTGCAGTGCTGGGCCGTCATGTGCTGCAACGTGCCGCAGGAAAGGGTCTTCAAGGCCTCTGGCTCCAACAACTTCTATATGGCCATGCTGCTGGTCATCCTCTTCCTCTCCACC CTGCCTGCCATCTACACCATCGTCACCATCCCCCCTTCTTTTGACTGTGGACC tgggAAGAGTCGTATGGTTGATGTGATCCAGGAGACCCTGGAGTTCGACTTTCCCGCCTGGTTTGGTAAAGTGTTCGGCTACGTCTCGAATCCCGGGCTGGTGCTGCCTTTCATGCTGCTGATGGT GTTGGCCATCTACTACTTGCAGTCCACATCCAAAAGCTACAAAGAAACCAACATGGAACTGAAGAAGAAGCTGCGAACG cAAAATGAAGAGAATAAAAAGAAGAACAAGCGAGCAGCGCTGAAGGCTGCAATGGATCTGGAGGAGGCCAGGAAAGCTATGTCGGAGGCCACAGAGCAGCAGAGGAATAACAACGCCTCACATCAGACCCTCAGGG
- the zfand5a gene encoding AN1-type zinc finger protein 5a — MAQETNQSPVPMLCATGCGFYGNPRTNGMCSVCYKEHLTRQQSSDRMSPLSPMGSAGSPTSEASAIQRLEASLAKVDASPASSPDMSRTIQGSLPVTQQMTEMSISREDKPEPLEPVVSQPTASSPSPVASSTSEENKGDTPKPKKNRCFMCRKRVGLTGFDCRCGNLFCGLHRYSDKHNCPYDYKAEAAAKIRKENPVVVADKIQRI, encoded by the exons ATGGCCCAAGAGACAAACCAGAGCCCTGTGCCTATGCTTTGTGCCACTGGCTGCGGTTTCTATGGCAACCCAAGAACCAATGGCATGTGCTCTGTGTGCTACAAGGAGCACCTGACACGGCAGCAGAGCAGCGACCGGATGAGCCCACTCAGCCCGATGG GCTCGGCTGGTAGCCCTACCTCAGAGGCCTCAGCCATCCAGAGACTAGAAGCCAGTCTAGCTAAGGTTGATGCCTCACCTGCCTCTTCACCAGACATGTctag AACTATTCAAGGATCTTTACCTGTGACCCAACAAATGACGGAGATGAGCATCTCCAGAGAGGACAAACCAGAACCCCTAGAGCCTG ttgTTAGCCAGCCTACCGCCTCTAGCCCTAGCCCTGTAGCTTCTTCCACCAGTGAGGAGAACAAGGGGGACACCCCCAAACCCAAGAAGAACAGATGTTTCATGTGCCGCAAGAGGGTGGGACTTACAG GATTCGACTGTCGCTGTGGCAACTTGTTCTGTGGTCTCCACCGGTACTCTGACAAGCACAACTGTCCCTATGACTACAAGGCCGAGGCTGCCGCCAAGATCCGTAAAGAAAACCCCGTGGTGGTGGCTGACAAGATCCAGAGAATATAG